From Lolium perenne isolate Kyuss_39 chromosome 5, Kyuss_2.0, whole genome shotgun sequence, a single genomic window includes:
- the LOC127300455 gene encoding uncharacterized protein produces MPRVLYCERTCPPLEPPFPSTPAGKKKPAAALQHGNAATAPLPDPNNQVYYEYESDSDGECPPTPEPATLESEDYIDGDEAFSPYLRNCPGYANIALEHYNSQKKNEIKYQLIKPIINCVIRYDGSYHHVNFTAKSTLEGSKEEFFFAELRYCHDTHAWVPVSLVSMEEDERVGGFSEIRMLGVDPRHCFACGDVVKHPVDGSLYEAGHYLVDDYYFRRYIEVLPAT; encoded by the exons ATGCCTCGAGTGCTCTACTGTGAGAGGACCTGTCCTCCTCTAGAGCCTCCTTTTCCGTCGACGCCTGCAGGAAAGAAGAAGCCAGCTGCTGCTCTTCAACATGGCAACGCTGCTACCGCGCCGCTTCCTGATCCTAACAACCAAGT GTATTACGAGTATGAGAGCGACAGTGATGGAGAGTGCCCGCCTACCCCGGAGCCGGCCACGTTAGAATCAGAAGACTACATCGATGGTGATGAGGCGTTCTCACCCTATCTGCGAAATTGCCCGGGGTATGCAAATATTGCGTTGGAGCACTACAACAGCCAAAAGAAAAACGAG ATCAAGTATCAGCTCATCAAACCGATCATCAACTGCGTGATaagatatgatggttcctatcatCATGTGAATTTCACGGCAAAAAGCACCTTGGAGGGTTCAAAGGAGGAGTTCTTCTTTGCAGAACTACGATATTGTCATGATACACATGCTTGGGTACCCGTATCCTTAGTTTCTATGGAAGAAGATGAGAGAGTTG GTGGGTTTTCAGAAATCAGGATGCTTGGCGTTGATCCTCGCCATTGTTTCGCCTGTGGAGATGTGGTGAAGCACCCGGTGGATGGATCATTGTATGAGGCTGGCCATTATTTAGTTGATGATTACTACTTTCGTAGATATATCGAAGTACTTCCAGCAACTTAA